The following are encoded together in the Arcticibacterium luteifluviistationis genome:
- a CDS encoding tetratricopeptide repeat protein has product MNRLRGFFTLLFFMGYIVTYSQSPMTPGFKMLEGGQFEKARDFFSEYLKTDSLNQTALLCYGRGTGLAGNTTEAKEVFDKLQKRYPGNYEIDLNMAEAHMWSKDFKTALELYADLVKRDSTSFAATLGYANAYSENKEYDNALEYIAKALEIMPGNGNALVSRKYMRLGKASKYSYVGEFDKAISYFDLILAENAKDPDALINKAQALISLKKYDEANDVFEVLKSVSGKEVDAYLGMSRIANLQKEPKDALTIIEEGMAFTDSSTIVKASLGKVNALAWNKKFDESFQLLKELKTEYPDNLDVLAGFGRINIWSKGFAKGAGYFEELLKEKPGSFDGNLGYADAHHAQGLDDVAFKYVRKTLEYYDEQRDALKFLEKLYVAHDPTISSHIYFSKDNGGNTSENYQVSATYDPTPRFRTSLTYYQRSAKSSVSEIANQKVSVATISPGLSYKVNGRLKIGGEIGFLNTSEYQRVLGLLQADLNVGKYQQFQLKYNQEMQTFTSELIERNLKLDNITLNYNLSLPSKIGAYSQMIHTQVSDGNVRNLWFASVYYDIKQSPVLKAGFNYSYFSFKEQLPSIYFSPDVFRGYELFAAAENVNEEDAKWIYQAIFAGGLQQISSEKSQGIYRFDVKTGWKFSPRFMLMGYYMKSNSAASSVQGFTYNEWGLKTKWVLPFRKL; this is encoded by the coding sequence ATGAACAGACTTAGAGGGTTTTTTACGTTACTTTTTTTTATGGGTTATATTGTAACCTATAGCCAATCTCCTATGACTCCTGGTTTCAAGATGTTGGAAGGAGGGCAATTTGAAAAAGCTCGAGACTTTTTCTCTGAATACCTCAAAACCGACTCATTAAACCAAACGGCTCTTTTATGTTACGGAAGAGGGACGGGCTTAGCAGGAAATACTACGGAAGCAAAAGAAGTTTTTGATAAGCTTCAAAAAAGGTATCCTGGTAATTATGAAATAGACCTAAATATGGCTGAGGCTCATATGTGGAGCAAAGATTTTAAAACTGCTCTTGAGCTTTATGCCGATTTGGTGAAGCGAGACAGTACTAGTTTTGCTGCTACTTTAGGTTATGCAAACGCCTATTCAGAAAATAAAGAATATGACAATGCTTTAGAGTATATCGCAAAGGCTTTAGAGATAATGCCGGGAAATGGGAACGCTCTAGTTAGTAGAAAATACATGCGTTTAGGTAAAGCATCCAAGTACTCCTATGTAGGTGAGTTTGACAAGGCCATTAGCTATTTTGATTTGATTTTAGCCGAAAACGCTAAGGACCCAGATGCTTTAATTAATAAAGCTCAGGCTTTAATTTCTCTTAAAAAGTACGACGAGGCAAATGATGTTTTTGAGGTGTTAAAATCTGTTTCAGGAAAAGAAGTAGATGCTTACTTGGGTATGTCTCGCATTGCGAATCTTCAAAAAGAACCGAAAGATGCATTAACAATAATAGAGGAGGGCATGGCATTTACAGATAGTAGCACTATAGTTAAGGCAAGCCTTGGAAAGGTAAATGCACTGGCATGGAACAAAAAGTTTGACGAGTCTTTTCAACTTTTGAAGGAATTGAAAACCGAGTATCCTGATAACCTAGATGTTTTAGCTGGTTTTGGGAGAATCAATATTTGGAGCAAAGGTTTTGCCAAAGGAGCGGGTTATTTTGAAGAATTATTGAAAGAAAAGCCAGGTTCTTTTGATGGGAATTTGGGTTATGCCGATGCTCACCATGCTCAAGGACTGGATGATGTGGCATTTAAATATGTAAGAAAAACATTAGAATATTATGATGAACAGCGTGATGCACTTAAGTTTTTAGAAAAGCTTTATGTAGCACATGATCCAACTATAAGCTCTCATATTTACTTTAGTAAAGATAATGGAGGGAATACTTCAGAAAACTATCAAGTGTCGGCCACTTATGACCCAACGCCTAGGTTCAGAACATCGCTTACTTATTACCAGCGTTCCGCCAAAAGTTCAGTTTCAGAAATAGCTAATCAAAAAGTTAGCGTAGCTACCATTAGTCCAGGTCTTTCTTATAAGGTGAATGGGAGATTGAAAATAGGTGGGGAAATAGGATTTCTTAACACGTCCGAGTATCAAAGAGTATTAGGTTTACTACAAGCTGACCTTAATGTAGGCAAATACCAGCAGTTTCAGTTAAAGTATAATCAAGAGATGCAGACTTTTACATCCGAGCTAATTGAGAGAAACCTTAAACTAGATAATATTACGCTTAATTATAATTTGAGTTTGCCTTCAAAAATTGGAGCATATTCTCAAATGATTCATACACAGGTTTCAGATGGCAACGTTCGTAACCTTTGGTTTGCCTCGGTTTACTATGATATAAAACAGTCGCCCGTATTAAAAGCAGGTTTTAATTATAGTTATTTTTCTTTTAAAGAGCAGTTGCCTTCCATATATTTTAGCCCTGATGTGTTTAGAGGTTATGAGCTTTTTGCAGCAGCCGAAAATGTTAATGAAGAAGATGCTAAGTGGATTTATCAAGCAATTTTTGCGGGTGGTCTTCAGCAAATTAGTTCTGAGAAGTCACAAGGGATTTATCGGTTTGACGTTAAAACGGGCTGGAAGTTTTCGCCTAGGTTTATGTTAATGGGCTATTATATGAAATCTAACTCTGCTGCTTCCAGTGTTCAGGGTTTTACATATAACGAATGGGGTTTAAAAACGAAATGGGTGTTGCCGTTTAGAAAGCTCTAG
- a CDS encoding DUF4184 family protein has protein sequence MPFTLAHTAAILPFRRFFSKYFSISGLIMGSMAPDFEFFLRVTLYGIWGHTWWGVLFFNLPVSIILCLYFHIYVKKSLIDHLPPFLYQRLAKYKNLDWYIYFKKNWLKVILSILVGVLTHFIWDNFTHEPNYIFPFYLDILSSVFLLNEKPLAVYTVLQILSSIIGMLYFFYFMAKMPKEEGLNALAYTKRKRYWIWVSIVFCLVIIVRYAIGVPDEKPIGQIIVVSVSASLISISLISQLFKNEQT, from the coding sequence ATGCCTTTTACCCTTGCACATACCGCTGCTATTTTACCTTTCCGTCGTTTTTTCTCGAAATACTTTTCCATTTCTGGTCTTATTATGGGGAGCATGGCCCCAGATTTTGAGTTTTTTTTAAGAGTAACGCTTTATGGTATATGGGGGCACACCTGGTGGGGCGTCTTGTTTTTTAACTTACCTGTATCCATAATTCTTTGCCTTTACTTTCATATTTATGTTAAAAAGAGCTTGATAGACCACCTTCCGCCTTTTTTATACCAACGTCTTGCTAAATATAAGAACTTAGATTGGTATATTTATTTCAAGAAGAATTGGTTAAAAGTTATTCTTTCAATTTTAGTTGGAGTGCTAACGCACTTCATTTGGGATAATTTTACACATGAGCCTAATTATATATTTCCATTTTATCTTGACATTTTATCTTCAGTTTTTTTATTGAATGAAAAACCTTTAGCCGTTTATACTGTATTGCAAATCCTAAGCTCTATTATAGGAATGCTCTATTTCTTCTATTTTATGGCTAAAATGCCAAAAGAAGAGGGTTTGAACGCTTTAGCGTATACTAAAAGGAAAAGATATTGGATTTGGGTATCAATAGTCTTTTGTCTCGTAATTATTGTTAGGTATGCCATCGGAGTGCCAGACGAGAAGCCAATTGGACAGATTATTGTGGTTTCAGTAAGTGCCTCGCTAATAAGTATTAGCTTAATATCACAACTATTCAAAAATGAACAGACTTAG